One genomic region from Sciurus carolinensis chromosome 2, mSciCar1.2, whole genome shotgun sequence encodes:
- the LOC124976455 gene encoding olfactory receptor 11H6-like → MWKPIFADLETNKNLNVNNCSRTFILLGFSYNWKIQILLFSVFFGTYISTLIGNLCIICAVRWDYRLQTPMYILLANFSFLEICYINSTVPNMLANFLSESSTISFSGCFLQFYFFFSMGTTETFFLSVMAFDRYLAICKPLHYPTIMTVQNCCRMGAGCWACGFLCFLLPIYLVSQLPFCCANKIDHFLCDPGPLIKLSCEPAPGTEIICAIYNSVLIFSTFLFITSSYTLVIKAVLRVPSAEGQRKAFSTCGSHLAVVSLFYGSIMVVYVSPTAGNPAGMQKIVTLFYSMLTPLFNPLIYSLRNREMKEALRKLFSSVRFRQSHGKGF, encoded by the coding sequence ATGTGGAAACCTATCTTTGCAGacttagaaacaaataaaaatttgaatgtaaATAATTGTTCCCGTACATTTATCCTCTTGGGCTTCTCTTACAACTGGAAGATTCAGATCCTcctcttttcagtcttttttggAACATACATCTCAACCCTAATTGGAAACCTGTGCATTATCTGTGCCGTAAGGTGGGACTATCGACTACAAACGCCAATGTACATCCTGCTGGCCAACTTTTCCTTCCTGGAGATCTGTTACATCAACTCTACTGTCCCCAATATGTTAGCTAACTTTCTCTCTGAGAGCAGCACCATCTCCTTCTCTGGATGCTTCCTCCAGTTCTACTTCTTCTTCTCCATGGGCACCACTGAGACTTTCTTCCTGTCTGTCATGGCCTTTGACAGGTACCTTGCAATCTGCAAGCCCCTGCACTACCCCACCATCATGACTGTTCAAAACTGCTGCAGAATGGGAGCCGGCTGCTGGGCATGTGGCTTCTTGTGCTTCCTTTTGCCCATTTACCTAGTTTCTCAGCTCCCATTTTGTTGTGCAAATAAAATTGACCACTTCCTATGTGATCCAGGACCACTTATAAAGCTGTCCTGTGAACCAGCTCCTGGCACTGAAATCATCTGTGCCATCTACAACTCAGTCCTCATTTTCTCCACCTTCCTCTTCATTACCAGCTCCTACACCTTGGTGATCAAAGCTGTACTCAGGGTCCCCTCTGCAGAAGGCCAGAGAAAGGCTTTCTCCACATGTGGCTCCCACCTGGCTGTAGTATCTCTCTTCTATGGCTCCATCATGGTTGTGTATGTGAGCCCCACAGCAGGAAATCCAGCAGGCATGCAGAAAATTGTGACTTTGTTCTATTCTATGTTAACTCCACTTTTCAACCCCTTGATCTATAGTTTACGGAATAGGGAGATGAAGGAGGCCCTGAGAAAACTGTTCAGCAGTGTGAGGTTTCGACAGAGCCATGGAAAAGGTTTTTGA
- the LOC124977504 gene encoding LOW QUALITY PROTEIN: olfactory receptor 4K14-like (The sequence of the model RefSeq protein was modified relative to this genomic sequence to represent the inferred CDS: deleted 1 base in 1 codon), producing the protein MNKMDGGNQSIVSEFVLLGLGHSWDLQVLLFMIFLTLYLIIVTGNIVIMTLIITDPHLHSPMYFFLVKLSFVDMWLSSNTTPKMISDFLRENKTISFAGCMSQIFFSHFIAGLEMVILVVMAYDRYVAICKPLHYSTGMSLHRCMWLVLAAWTVGFVHAMSQIVVIVQLPFCGPREIDSFFCDRPLVINLACMDSHKLKVLTNVDCGVVAITCFILLLISYTHILITVCQNSKTGASKALSTCTAHITVVVLFFGPCIFIYVWPLNITWMDKFLAVFYSVFTPLLNPAIYTLRNKEMKNAIKRFRSYYMDFKRNN; encoded by the exons atgaataaaatggatGGAGGAAATCAGTCTATAGTCTCAGAATTTGTGCTTCTGGGACTTGGCCACTCATGGGATTTGCAAGTCTTACTCTTCATGATCTTTTTAACACTTTACCTGATTATTGTAACTGGAAATATTGTCATCATGACCTTAATCATCACTGACCCTCATCTCCATtcccccatgtacttttttctgGTCAAACTGTCTTTTGTTGATATGTGGCTTTCTTCAAACACCACTCCTAAGATGATCTCAGACTTTCTCAGGGAGAACAAGACCATTTCCTTTGCAGGCTGCATGTCCCAgatcttcttttcccatttcattgCAGGGCTTGAGATGGTGATACTGGTggtcatggcctatgaccgctacgtggccatctgtAAACCACTCCACTACTCCACCGGTATGAGCCTACACAGGTGCATGTGGCTGGTGTTGGCTGCCTGGACTGTGGGCTTTGTGCACGCCATGAGTCAGATTGTTGTGATTGTGCAGCTGCCATTTTGTGGCCCCAGGGAAATAGACAGT TTTTTCTGTGATAGACCACTGGTGATTAATCTAGCCTGCATGGATTCTCATAAGTTGAAAGTTTTAACGAATGTTGACTGTGGAGTTGTAGCCATAACATGCTTTATCCTCTTGCTGATATCCTACACACATATTCTTATCACTGTATGCCAAAACTCTAAAACTGGTGCATCTAAGGCCCTGTCCACCTGCACCGCCCACATCACTGTGGTGGTGCTCTTCTTTGGGCCCTGCATCTTCATCTACGTGTGGCCACTCAACATCACATGGATGGACAAATTTCTAGCTGTTTTTTACTCTGTTTTTACACCTCTCCTCAATCCAGCCATTTATACACTgagaaataaagagatgaaaaatgcCATTAAGAGATTCAGAAGCTACTATATGGATTTCAAGAGAAATAATTAA
- the LOC124977542 gene encoding olfactory receptor 4K3-like, whose translation MDGGNQSTVSEFVLLGLGHSWSMQVLLFMIFLILYLIIVSGNIVIVTLIITDPHLHSPMYFFLANLSFVDMWLSTVTTPKMISDFLRENKIISFAGCMCQIFFAHFIAANEMVLLVVMAYDRYVAICKPLHYSSIMSLQRCTGLVVSSWTIGFVHAMSHLFVIAQLPFCGLREIDSLFCDMPLVIKLACMDSKNLDMLMNVECGVVGITCFILLLISYMYILLSVLQSSRTGASKALSTCSAHVTVVVIFFVPCIFIYVCPLNITWLDKFLAVFYSVYTPLLNPAIYTMRNKEMKIAMKRLGRYYMSSQGKT comes from the coding sequence ATGGATGGAGGAAATCAGTCCACAGTGTCAGAATTTGTGCTTCTGGGACTTGGCCACTCATGGAGTATGCAGGTCTTACTCTTCATGATATTTTTGATACTTTACCTGATCATTGTATCTGGAAATATTGTCATTGTAACCTTAATCATCACTGACCCTCATCTCCattcccccatgtacttctttctgGCCAACCTGTCCTTTGTTGATATGTGGCTTTCCACAGTCACCACGCCTAAAATGATCTCAGACTTTCTCAGGGAGAACAAGATCATTTCCTTTGCAGGTTGCATGTGCCAGATCTTCTTTGCCCATTTCATTGCAGCAAATGAGATGGTGCTTCTGGTggtcatggcctatgaccgctatgtggccatctgtaaacCACTCCACTACTCCTCCATTATGAGCCTGCAAAGGTGCACTGGGCTGGTGGTTTCTTCCTGGACTATAGGCTTTGTGCACGCCATGAGTCACCTATTTGTGATTGCACAGCTGCCTTTCTGTGGCCTCAGGGAAATAGATAGCTTGTTCTGTGATATGCCTCTGGTAATCAAGTTGGCCTGCATGGATTCCAAAAATTTAGACATGTTAATGAATGTTGAATGTGGGGTTGTGGGCATAACCTGCTTTATCCTCTTGCTGATATCCTACATGTATATTCTTCTCAGTGTTCTCCAGAGCTCTAGAACTGGTGCATCTAAGGCCCTGTCCACCTGCAGTGCCCATGTCACAGTGGTAGTGATCTTTTTTGTGCCCTGCATCTTCATTTATGTGTGTCCACTCAACATTACTTGGTTGGACAAATTTCTTGCTGTATTTTACTCTGTTTATACACCTCTCCTCAATCCAGCCATTTATACAATgagaaataaagagatgaaaattGCTATGAAGAGACTCGGGCGCTATTACATGAGTTCCCAGGGAAAGACTTAA